The genomic region ATTAAATCATAAATTAAGCACTATATTTAGGCTATCTATTCTAGGGAGTGGTGGGAGGCAAGGGAAGAAGTTGCAAATTGCACCTCAGAAGTTGTAGGGACGGGTTTTTTAGGGTTGTTTAAATAGATCTGTACCAGAACAAGGAGTCGTAGGGACGGGTTTTTTGAACAGACCTTTGCTACAACAAAAAGTTTTGCCATTAAACCCGCCCGTACAGCTATAATTTCTGTAGCCAGAAATAAGCAATTCCTAATGTTACTAGACTCAATGGCAAACCAAAGCGCAAATGTTCCCAAAAACTAAGGCGATAACCTTGTTTTGCCGCAGCTTCAGCCACAATCATATTTGCCACCGAACCCAAAAGCGTCATATTTCCAGCTAAAGTTGAACCAGCTGCCAGTAACAACCACTCGCGATCGCTATTTTGAGGAATTAATGGTTGTAACAACAATACTGCTGGAACGTTGGATATTAAATTAGAAAGCACTACTGTTACGCTTAATAATCCGGCGTTGCTATCTGTTAATACTGTAAAACTTTGAAGAAACTTTAGATTTTTAACACCGTTTGTGAGTACAAACAAGCCAGAAAACATCAGCAATAAATCCCATTCTACTGCTGGTAGAATTTTCTGTGGCTTTAGCCTACGCGTAATTAAAAGCAATCCAGATGCTACCAACGCTGACTCTGCTAGCGGTGCGCCGAATAGAAATGCTATTAACATCCCTCCAGTAATAATTAAACTTTTATACAGTACGGGTTTAAGAATACGTCTGCGTCTAATGTGGGAACGGTCGAGGGTAGGTTTAAAAGAACGAATTTCGGGATACAAATACCACAGCCAGCCTAATTGTACGAACAATCCCACTACAGCAACAGGAGCCAAAGCTTGAGTAAATTCTAAATAACTAATTTCTGAAAAAGAAGCAATTAAAATATTTTGAGGATTGCCATTTAAAGTAGCAACAGAACCAATGTCTGTGGCTCCAGCCAATGCTAAAAGGTAGGGAATTGGATTTAATTCTAAAGCTAAAGCTAGATCGAGTGTTAAAGGCGTAAAAATTAGAGCAATGGTGTCGTTGAGAAATATGGCAGATAAAAAACCACTGACAAATGTTAACGCAGTTATTAATCCAAAAGGACTGCGAGTGTAACGTAATAAAATATTTAAAGCTAGTTGAAAAAAACCGGCGCTGGTAAGGTAAGCATTGACAATCATAATACTAAGGAGAAAAACGA from Chroococcidiopsis sp. SAG 2025 harbors:
- a CDS encoding anion transporter, translating into MTNDLFQYLILGVTYISLGLGYFPGLRMNRATIAFVGAACLVGLGSFSLKEAWEAIDAGTIVFLLSIMIVNAYLTSAGFFQLALNILLRYTRSPFGLITALTFVSGFLSAIFLNDTIALIFTPLTLDLALALELNPIPYLLALAGATDIGSVATLNGNPQNILIASFSEISYLEFTQALAPVAVVGLFVQLGWLWYLYPEIRSFKPTLDRSHIRRRRILKPVLYKSLIITGGMLIAFLFGAPLAESALVASGLLLITRRLKPQKILPAVEWDLLLMFSGLFVLTNGVKNLKFLQSFTVLTDSNAGLLSVTVVLSNLISNVPAVLLLQPLIPQNSDREWLLLAAGSTLAGNMTLLGSVANMIVAEAAAKQGYRLSFWEHLRFGLPLSLVTLGIAYFWLQKL